Proteins from one Candidatus Uhrbacteria bacterium genomic window:
- the trpS gene encoding tryptophan--tRNA ligase, with product MPRSLSAIQPTGIVHIGNYIGAISQFVKLQHETEAFYFLVDYHAMTVPFEPRELHDHLLNATAIYLAAGLDPKKATIFQQSQVHEHTELGWILMCLTRLGEAERMTQFKDKGKNTSASVGLLSYPMLMAADILLYDTDYVPVGEDQKQHVELARDLAERFNKMFGETFAMPTPLIKKTGARIMGLDDPTTKMSKSAGSPKNYIALTDDEGTVRKKIAAAVTDSEGTIDFAPAKRPGVSNLVTIMAEITGMTPKEVVQSFDGKGYKEFKGTLADTLVEFLQPIREKYLALRADPAHLVGVLRDGSARAKELAEKKMGAVREVLGIRL from the coding sequence ATGCCACGCTCTCTTTCGGCCATCCAGCCCACCGGTATCGTGCATATCGGGAATTATATTGGCGCGATTTCGCAATTCGTGAAGCTTCAGCACGAGACGGAAGCTTTCTATTTTTTGGTGGACTACCATGCCATGACGGTTCCATTTGAGCCGCGTGAACTCCACGACCACTTACTGAATGCCACGGCCATCTATCTGGCTGCAGGTCTCGATCCCAAGAAAGCCACCATCTTCCAGCAGTCCCAAGTGCACGAGCACACAGAGCTGGGATGGATTTTGATGTGCCTCACCAGACTGGGCGAGGCGGAGCGCATGACACAGTTTAAAGATAAGGGGAAGAACACTTCCGCGTCCGTCGGCCTCCTTTCCTACCCTATGCTTATGGCGGCCGACATTCTCCTCTACGATACCGACTATGTGCCCGTGGGCGAGGACCAAAAACAGCACGTGGAGCTTGCGCGCGACCTGGCGGAACGGTTCAACAAAATGTTCGGAGAAACATTCGCCATGCCCACTCCGCTCATCAAAAAAACCGGCGCGCGGATTATGGGGCTTGATGACCCAACCACGAAAATGTCCAAATCCGCAGGGAGTCCAAAAAACTACATCGCCCTCACAGACGATGAAGGCACTGTGCGCAAAAAGATCGCCGCCGCCGTCACAGACTCGGAAGGGACCATCGACTTCGCGCCGGCAAAGCGGCCCGGAGTAAGCAACCTGGTTACCATCATGGCCGAAATTACCGGCATGACGCCAAAAGAGGTTGTGCAGTCGTTTGACGGCAAAGGGTATAAAGAATTCAAAGGGACTCTGGCCGATACGCTCGTGGAATTCCTGCAACCCATTCGCGAAAAATATCTTGCTCTGCGGGCTGACCCCGCGCATCTGGTGGGCGTGCTCCGCGACGGCTCCGCCCGCGCAAAGGAACTGGCAGAAAAAAAGATGGGAGCGGTGCGTGAAGTGCTCGGCATCCGATTGTAA
- a CDS encoding glycosyltransferase, producing MRLALVHDHLNQLGGAEEVLHVLHKMWPAAPLFVLIFDRKKMGGWFDHADVRLSFLSHLPFAHRLFQWYLPLMPAATEHYPLANFDVVVSSSSAFAKGIITKPHTLHICYCHTPTRYLWSDSREYVSELRVPFVIKWCLPPLLSLLRLWDRAAAERVDIFVANSQTVAGRIKKYYGRESTVIHPPVDVSRFSVSKGEKDYFLTGGRLVAYKRFDVVVDACTRTGFPLKVFGTGPVEAELRRRAGPSVEFLGRVSNEEQARLYQGARAFIHPQEEDFGITPVEAMASGCPVIAFRRGGAVETIREGVTGTFFDEQTWERLASTIIEFHEDVFDPETVRAHALQYSKETFEREFRALVEEAHQRHARTL from the coding sequence ATGCGCCTCGCGCTTGTCCACGATCACCTCAACCAGCTGGGAGGAGCCGAAGAGGTCTTACATGTCTTGCATAAGATGTGGCCCGCGGCCCCTCTTTTTGTGCTGATCTTTGATAGAAAAAAGATGGGCGGGTGGTTCGACCATGCCGACGTGCGCCTGTCCTTTCTATCACATCTGCCCTTTGCCCATCGACTCTTCCAATGGTATCTCCCCCTCATGCCCGCAGCCACGGAACATTACCCGCTCGCAAATTTTGATGTCGTTGTTTCCAGTTCCAGCGCCTTTGCCAAAGGCATCATCACAAAACCGCACACACTACATATCTGTTATTGCCACACACCCACTCGCTATCTATGGAGCGATAGCCGAGAGTATGTATCTGAACTGCGTGTGCCATTTGTCATCAAGTGGTGCTTGCCACCCCTCCTTTCCCTTCTGCGCCTGTGGGACCGAGCGGCGGCGGAGCGCGTAGATATTTTTGTAGCAAATTCACAAACAGTGGCGGGCCGCATTAAAAAATACTACGGGCGCGAGAGCACTGTCATACACCCCCCCGTAGATGTTTCCCGATTTTCTGTTTCAAAGGGTGAGAAGGACTACTTCCTCACTGGCGGACGGCTTGTGGCATACAAACGTTTCGATGTCGTTGTGGACGCATGTACGCGCACAGGATTTCCACTCAAAGTCTTCGGCACCGGCCCTGTAGAGGCAGAGCTCCGACGCCGAGCCGGACCGTCCGTGGAGTTCCTCGGGCGCGTAAGCAACGAGGAGCAGGCACGGCTGTACCAGGGAGCGCGCGCATTCATCCATCCGCAAGAAGAAGACTTCGGTATCACGCCCGTAGAAGCGATGGCCTCTGGCTGTCCCGTCATTGCATTTCGGCGGGGCGGAGCTGTCGAGACGATACGCGAGGGAGTGACGGGGACATTTTTCGACGAGCAAACGTGGGAGCGGCTTGCAAGCACTATCATTGAATTCCACGAAGATGTCTTTGACCCAGAGACGGTTCGTGCGCACGCTCTGCAATACTCTAAAGAAACATTCGAACGCGAGTTTCGCGCGCTTGTGGAAGAGGCACACCAACGGCACGCACGCACACTATGA
- a CDS encoding glycosyltransferase family 4 protein → MKIAVDGRHLAEKNPTGVCRATLSLLTELCLVAKEGDEIEIVTTGSAHTRAAAAQVIKQLPRPVIHTHRLIPNRLLHAGILLGRRPLFESLCQSPPDVIWLPNLHFFSTKRPYVLSVHDVSFLLHAPWFSKKDRLWHTLVGPCRLMRQARVVIVPSRTTAHDVAALVPKTEGHTRVALHGIDARFTSEKSPRDSGIRSKYHLPILYVLHVGTWEVRKNIPGLLAALSLLPHVHLVSVGSKAARHMVPESLRSRVHILGYVPEDDLPALYRNAAALVFPSFYEGFGLPILEAFAYGVPVVTSAVSATREVAGHAALLVDPKRADHIAAAVRELLRDEALGSQLVSAGYARVSLFAWEKAAATLYGALADASA, encoded by the coding sequence ATGAAAATCGCCGTGGACGGACGACACCTGGCAGAGAAAAACCCGACGGGAGTGTGTCGAGCCACGCTCTCCCTTCTTACAGAGCTTTGTCTTGTAGCAAAAGAGGGTGACGAAATTGAGATCGTGACCACCGGATCCGCGCACACGCGTGCCGCGGCCGCACAAGTCATCAAACAACTCCCCCGCCCCGTCATCCACACGCACCGCCTCATCCCCAACAGACTTCTGCACGCAGGCATCCTTCTTGGTCGTCGCCCTCTTTTTGAGTCCCTTTGCCAATCACCACCTGACGTCATCTGGCTTCCCAATCTGCACTTTTTTTCCACTAAACGCCCCTACGTGTTGAGCGTTCACGACGTGTCGTTTCTGCTTCACGCCCCGTGGTTTTCAAAAAAAGACCGCCTGTGGCACACGCTGGTCGGCCCATGTCGTCTGATGCGGCAGGCCCGTGTCGTCATCGTCCCAAGTAGAACAACAGCACACGACGTAGCGGCCCTGGTTCCAAAGACCGAGGGACATACTCGTGTAGCCCTTCACGGCATAGATGCTCGGTTTACAAGCGAAAAATCTCCAAGAGATTCTGGTATCCGTTCTAAGTATCACCTCCCTATCCTATACGTCCTTCATGTGGGCACATGGGAGGTGCGAAAAAATATTCCGGGGCTTCTCGCCGCGCTTTCTCTGCTCCCCCATGTTCACCTTGTTTCTGTCGGATCAAAGGCCGCGCGGCACATGGTTCCTGAAAGTCTCCGGTCACGTGTGCATATCCTCGGATACGTGCCAGAAGATGACCTGCCGGCTCTCTACCGAAACGCCGCGGCTCTCGTGTTCCCCTCCTTTTACGAAGGCTTTGGCCTACCCATCCTTGAGGCCTTTGCCTATGGTGTCCCAGTTGTCACAAGCGCCGTCTCCGCGACCCGCGAGGTGGCAGGACACGCAGCGCTTCTTGTGGATCCGAAACGCGCAGACCATATCGCGGCGGCCGTACGGGAACTCTTGCGCGACGAGGCGCTTGGGAGTCAGCTTGTCTCTGCCGGGTATGCGCGCGTTTCTTTATTCGCGTGGGAGAAAGCGGCAGCGACTCTTTACGGCGCACTCGCAGACGCCTCTGCATAA
- a CDS encoding sugar transferase, giving the protein MKRPDLFFTALLVPMDALAIFAGALAAYHVRLLPFFTEWRPVIFDLTLERYSQLALPAVVLWVIIFAFAGAYRTSRRRLAEDVQTTLFASASAMAVIFALLFFTLEAFESRFIILVGWGLAVTLVWTERLLIRGIQNSLLFLGIGMRRAVLIGNGETGEVLRQTFETRRRYGIRVVGTFDAFGDETEKTLMQLARRSAIDEIILTDPNASRETLSRLRSFSDVEHLDLRYSADLFTVGSLRVDASTIAGVPLMTVKKTPLDGWGAIYKRGFDILLALVLVILFSPTLLFITICILFESGRPILFKNERVGEGGRRFLTFKFRSMRAEYSIGSQKGLGNQARAEKMEEELIRKQNMKHGPVYKIANDPRVTPFGQKIRKYSLDELPQLFNILSGSMSLVGPRPHQPREVDKYLPHHRKVHTIRPGMTGLAQISGRSDLDFEEEMRLDTFYMEHWSPWLDLKILMKTPFVVIFRKGAY; this is encoded by the coding sequence ATGAAACGCCCGGATTTGTTTTTTACGGCTCTCCTCGTGCCCATGGATGCCCTGGCTATTTTTGCCGGCGCGCTCGCGGCTTATCATGTACGCCTTCTCCCCTTCTTTACCGAGTGGCGACCAGTCATTTTCGACCTTACCCTCGAACGCTACAGCCAGCTTGCACTCCCCGCTGTAGTGCTGTGGGTTATTATTTTTGCCTTCGCTGGAGCTTACCGCACCTCTCGCCGACGTCTTGCGGAAGATGTACAAACAACTCTGTTTGCGAGCGCCTCTGCAATGGCCGTCATCTTCGCCCTTCTCTTTTTTACCCTCGAGGCATTTGAATCCCGATTCATTATTTTGGTCGGCTGGGGCTTAGCCGTCACCCTCGTGTGGACGGAGCGCCTGCTGATCCGTGGCATACAAAATTCCCTTCTCTTTTTGGGGATCGGCATGCGGCGCGCCGTTCTCATCGGTAACGGAGAGACGGGCGAAGTGCTTCGTCAGACATTTGAGACACGGCGCCGCTATGGTATCCGTGTTGTAGGAACGTTTGACGCATTTGGAGACGAAACGGAGAAAACGCTGATGCAGTTGGCCCGCCGTAGCGCCATCGACGAGATTATTTTGACGGACCCCAACGCAAGCCGCGAGACGCTGTCCCGCCTGCGGAGTTTTTCCGACGTAGAACATCTCGACCTCCGCTACTCCGCTGACTTGTTCACCGTAGGCTCGCTCCGTGTGGACGCATCCACCATTGCGGGTGTCCCTCTTATGACCGTGAAGAAAACGCCTCTGGATGGATGGGGGGCTATTTACAAACGCGGGTTCGATATCCTGCTGGCTCTCGTGCTCGTCATCCTTTTCTCTCCCACCCTGCTGTTCATCACGATCTGCATTCTTTTTGAAAGTGGGCGGCCCATCCTCTTCAAAAACGAGCGCGTGGGAGAAGGTGGGCGGCGGTTCCTCACCTTCAAATTTCGCTCCATGCGAGCCGAGTACAGCATCGGATCGCAGAAAGGCCTCGGCAATCAAGCGCGTGCCGAGAAGATGGAGGAGGAACTTATCCGCAAACAAAACATGAAGCATGGGCCCGTCTATAAAATCGCCAACGATCCACGCGTCACCCCTTTTGGACAAAAGATCCGCAAATACTCTTTGGATGAACTGCCACAACTGTTCAACATACTCTCCGGCTCCATGAGCCTGGTGGGGCCGCGGCCACACCAGCCACGCGAGGTGGACAAGTACCTTCCGCATCACCGCAAGGTCCACACCATCCGTCCGGGAATGACGGGGCTGGCGCAAATCAGTGGTCGCTCCGATCTTGATTTCGAAGAAGAAATGCGCTTAGATACGTTCTACATGGAGCATTGGTCCCCGTGGCTTGACCTCAAAATTCTCATGAAAACTCCCTTCGTCGTCATCTTTCGCAAGGGAGCCTACTAA
- a CDS encoding LCP family protein has protein sequence MTRKMQSTCGVCVAVVLVVASAGHASSVIKGREKRAMERAEAFVSQRREAWGKEENPFEDRPVLRVLLLGLDARVDQTVGHCDVIQFIEIDSTNATIDITAVPRGTYSPLPSGTYAATDYYLSNACAIGGVEYGISQIEKLLGRTADYVVLVNFSGALHIFRTLGLPASDTLAWLRHRQSFPVGEPQRAHNHSVFLKDSLARFEKLLDDKAATPLQYLLYRTVKTDMTFAQARVLAETVGRMDTAQHEDRVRLYMIPAYPVADIPFDPARAEAELAQWMEPIRPLLHGATFTGATSEEVQEKVVSFLRSHIHDPAFVRRALAEHLWLSIDDEALRDELHAEFLRAYLPLVGDEERLDVLADYLLEMEEEGKEYRVEYAKEELTRLLAATTPYAEASASAP, from the coding sequence ATGACGCGCAAAATGCAAAGCACCTGTGGGGTCTGTGTCGCTGTTGTCCTCGTTGTCGCTTCCGCGGGGCATGCTTCCTCTGTGATAAAGGGGAGAGAGAAGCGAGCAATGGAGCGCGCAGAGGCGTTTGTTTCTCAGCGTCGCGAGGCGTGGGGGAAGGAGGAAAACCCTTTTGAAGACCGCCCGGTTCTCCGCGTTCTCTTGCTTGGCCTTGACGCGCGAGTAGACCAGACGGTGGGACACTGCGACGTCATCCAATTCATCGAAATTGATTCTACCAACGCCACGATAGATATTACTGCCGTCCCGCGCGGCACATATTCGCCTCTTCCGTCCGGCACCTATGCCGCCACGGATTATTATCTGTCGAACGCCTGTGCTATCGGCGGCGTCGAGTACGGGATTTCACAAATTGAAAAACTTCTTGGCCGCACGGCAGACTATGTCGTGCTTGTAAACTTTTCCGGCGCGCTGCACATTTTCCGCACGCTTGGGCTTCCTGCCTCGGACACGCTCGCGTGGTTGCGCCACCGCCAGAGTTTTCCGGTGGGGGAGCCGCAACGTGCGCACAACCACTCCGTTTTTCTTAAGGACTCCCTTGCTCGTTTTGAAAAGTTGTTGGATGACAAGGCCGCTACCCCGCTTCAGTATCTTCTCTATCGTACGGTAAAAACGGACATGACGTTTGCACAGGCGCGCGTGTTGGCAGAAACCGTTGGGCGCATGGACACGGCGCAACACGAGGACCGTGTACGTCTGTACATGATACCCGCGTACCCTGTGGCCGATATCCCATTTGATCCGGCGCGCGCAGAGGCAGAACTTGCCCAGTGGATGGAGCCGATCCGCCCACTTCTGCACGGGGCCACATTCACCGGAGCGACAAGCGAGGAGGTGCAAGAGAAGGTCGTCTCCTTTTTGCGGAGTCACATACATGATCCAGCGTTTGTGCGCCGCGCCCTCGCCGAGCATCTCTGGCTTAGCATAGACGACGAAGCTCTCCGCGACGAACTTCATGCCGAGTTTTTGCGCGCGTATCTTCCGCTTGTGGGAGACGAAGAGCGTCTTGATGTGCTGGCGGACTATCTGCTGGAAATGGAAGAGGAAGGGAAAGAGTATCGTGTGGAATATGCAAAAGAAGAACTTACGCGTCTCCTTGCGGCGACCACTCCTTATGCAGAGGCGTCTGCGAGTGCGCCGTAA
- a CDS encoding glycosyltransferase family 4 protein translates to MKIGIDARFYGPNVGGGGLGRYVAELLDRLDAQKAPHTFVVFLNEEGFRLFKPKGRHMHKRVVPVRWYTFAEQIRMPAIIDRECCDLVHIPHWNVPLCLRTPFVVTIHDLILMEERRSARAASLLPPGLFEVKRMGYRAVLHHALWKSRRVIAVSDFTRARIMAHFPKLPPEKISVIHEGAPGEATGGAGNRRVAGPYFLYVGNAYPHKNLESLLHAFSFFVKAHPEVKLVLAGKTNVFYERLRKELEEIAIPSSSVVFTGFVSDEDLADLYRFATACLFPSRHEGFGLPPLEAMSHGTPVAASSTSAFPEILGDAALFFDPDDLEAMVRIMEKLLQDQALRQELIQKGRQQKKHYSWDTMAERTRRLYEESL, encoded by the coding sequence ATGAAGATCGGGATTGATGCTCGGTTTTACGGGCCAAATGTGGGGGGTGGGGGGCTTGGACGTTACGTTGCCGAGCTTCTCGATCGTTTGGATGCCCAAAAGGCTCCTCACACCTTCGTGGTCTTTCTCAACGAAGAGGGTTTTCGCCTGTTTAAACCAAAGGGGCGCCACATGCACAAACGGGTGGTGCCCGTGCGTTGGTACACATTTGCTGAACAGATCCGCATGCCCGCCATCATAGACCGGGAGTGTTGCGACCTCGTGCATATTCCTCATTGGAATGTTCCACTCTGTCTCCGGACGCCGTTCGTCGTCACCATCCACGACCTTATCTTGATGGAAGAGCGTCGCTCGGCGCGCGCCGCGAGTCTCTTGCCGCCCGGACTCTTTGAAGTAAAACGAATGGGGTATCGCGCCGTCCTTCACCACGCTCTTTGGAAAAGCCGGCGCGTGATCGCGGTATCCGACTTCACTCGCGCGCGCATCATGGCGCATTTCCCTAAACTCCCGCCGGAAAAGATCTCCGTTATCCACGAAGGAGCACCCGGGGAGGCAACAGGAGGAGCGGGAAACCGCCGCGTAGCCGGCCCGTACTTCCTCTACGTAGGCAATGCCTATCCGCACAAGAATCTGGAGTCTCTCCTGCACGCTTTCTCCTTCTTTGTGAAAGCCCACCCCGAAGTGAAGCTTGTCCTGGCAGGAAAAACCAATGTGTTTTACGAAAGGCTGCGCAAAGAGTTGGAAGAAATTGCCATTCCCTCTTCCTCTGTCGTCTTTACAGGATTCGTCTCCGATGAAGACCTCGCCGACCTTTACCGTTTTGCCACAGCTTGCCTCTTCCCTTCCCGTCACGAGGGGTTCGGTCTCCCGCCACTTGAAGCCATGTCGCACGGCACACCGGTGGCCGCTTCCTCCACGAGCGCCTTCCCGGAGATTCTCGGCGACGCCGCCCTCTTCTTTGACCCAGATGACCTAGAGGCAATGGTGCGCATCATGGAAAAACTCCTGCAAGATCAGGCGCTTCGGCAGGAACTCATTCAAAAGGGTCGCCAACAAAAGAAACATTATTCGTGGGATACGATGGCAGAGCGCACACGGCGCTTGTATGAAGAAAGCCTCTAA
- a CDS encoding DUF4012 domain-containing protein, whose translation MFDQALPLSLRTESLSPTTSSPVSHTLPLAQTASPAPSLHVLNLRPTEEFTHLPTTERASAPEEILPTFEEFVASLSVSMKEEEELPILFPVKEEDVAAQLAEDDVNLGKKSARSWPTFSLPALPHIAWRNPVPQSAQRAWSSSSPLARGVASFVILSFAFVLPLQATSTISSVSTSRKNMLTEGAEALALLESAAKETSRVDFSAAKETFTKASVSLGEAWDTLEHLGSGVRALAVFLPREGARLRSAEAVLAMGKALTKAAALLSEGVETSSTSVDQNLSTKISLLERYISSAMPFLEDAVEASTRVEHEAIPQDRQEQFLALRESLPRIQKTLRTFLDTTEILHEVLGTHTAKRYLVVFQNQTELRPTGGFIGSFADMEVSAGEITALSIPGGGSYALQGVLTEYVAAPPPLQLVNARWEFQDANWFPDFPASAKKLLWFDANSGGATKDGVLAINASFVADLLEILGPISIPAYGKILSAENFITETQMLVENDAARASGNPKQFLADLAPLLLARLQTLDGPTFLDALTLLQTGVAQKDVQMYFTDPAEQEAARAFGVTGELRRTNGDYLLVAEANIGGEKTDAVIDETVEVDSTISPAGVVRNTVTVVRTHHGIPGARFTGANNVTFVRLYVPRGATLIDTDGATPPKESAFEIADLPLATDADLAFTEETSARDPRTGTWVSEEFGKTVFGDWIQTRPGTTSQISFTYELPWRVPLTRPTGAFTAVLDRLGFEKPTAHTLTVDTQSGTVGRTTRVRLTPPANLPTLWSSHPLTDGVIKADIENRSPGFVGVLFE comes from the coding sequence GTGTTTGATCAAGCACTTCCTCTATCTTTACGCACAGAAAGTCTTTCCCCCACGACATCTTCACCCGTCTCTCATACTCTCCCCCTTGCACAAACCGCTTCCCCCGCTCCCTCTTTGCACGTCCTCAATCTGCGGCCCACCGAGGAGTTCACCCATCTCCCCACAACAGAGCGCGCATCGGCTCCGGAAGAGATCCTTCCCACTTTTGAAGAATTTGTCGCTTCGCTTTCGGTCTCCATGAAGGAAGAAGAGGAACTCCCGATTCTCTTCCCCGTGAAGGAGGAAGATGTGGCGGCGCAGTTGGCCGAAGATGACGTAAACCTGGGAAAGAAGTCCGCGCGCTCATGGCCTACGTTCTCTCTCCCCGCCCTGCCGCACATCGCCTGGCGGAATCCCGTTCCACAAAGCGCCCAGAGGGCGTGGAGTAGCTCTTCCCCGCTCGCACGCGGGGTAGCAAGCTTTGTTATCCTCTCGTTTGCTTTTGTTCTCCCTCTTCAGGCCACGAGCACCATTTCGTCTGTCTCTACCTCGCGAAAAAATATGCTGACGGAGGGCGCCGAAGCGCTTGCCCTTCTTGAAAGCGCGGCAAAGGAAACCTCACGCGTGGATTTTTCCGCAGCCAAAGAAACATTTACAAAAGCCAGCGTATCGCTTGGGGAAGCGTGGGATACACTCGAGCATTTGGGGAGCGGTGTGCGCGCACTCGCCGTTTTTCTGCCACGAGAGGGTGCGCGACTGCGAAGCGCCGAGGCGGTGCTTGCGATGGGCAAAGCTCTCACGAAAGCCGCTGCCCTTTTAAGCGAGGGGGTAGAAACAAGCTCAACGTCGGTAGATCAAAATCTTTCCACAAAAATTTCTCTCTTGGAACGCTATATCTCCTCGGCCATGCCATTCCTCGAAGATGCCGTGGAGGCAAGCACACGCGTGGAGCACGAGGCTATCCCACAAGACCGGCAAGAGCAATTCTTGGCGCTCCGGGAGTCCTTACCTCGTATTCAAAAAACACTCCGGACTTTCCTGGATACCACGGAGATTTTGCATGAAGTACTTGGCACGCACACTGCCAAACGATACCTGGTCGTTTTCCAAAATCAGACAGAGCTGCGCCCCACGGGCGGGTTTATTGGGTCGTTTGCAGACATGGAAGTCTCCGCTGGAGAAATCACGGCGCTCTCCATCCCCGGCGGCGGATCCTATGCTCTCCAGGGTGTCCTCACCGAGTATGTCGCCGCTCCCCCTCCTCTGCAACTGGTGAACGCGCGTTGGGAATTCCAAGATGCGAACTGGTTCCCTGATTTTCCCGCATCAGCGAAAAAACTTCTCTGGTTCGATGCCAACTCTGGTGGAGCGACAAAGGATGGCGTCCTTGCCATAAACGCCTCTTTCGTTGCCGACCTTTTGGAAATACTCGGGCCCATTTCCATTCCTGCTTATGGAAAGATCTTGTCGGCAGAGAACTTCATTACGGAGACGCAAATGCTCGTAGAAAATGACGCCGCGCGTGCAAGCGGAAATCCCAAACAGTTCTTGGCAGACCTGGCCCCGCTCCTTCTTGCGCGTCTGCAAACATTGGATGGACCAACGTTCCTTGACGCACTCACTCTCTTACAAACAGGGGTAGCGCAGAAGGATGTCCAGATGTATTTCACTGACCCTGCGGAGCAAGAAGCCGCACGCGCGTTTGGCGTGACAGGAGAGTTGCGCCGCACAAACGGCGACTACCTTCTTGTGGCAGAGGCAAACATTGGAGGAGAAAAAACCGATGCCGTGATAGACGAGACAGTAGAGGTAGATTCCACGATCTCTCCTGCAGGGGTTGTGCGCAATACCGTCACCGTTGTGCGCACACACCACGGAATTCCCGGCGCGCGTTTCACCGGAGCCAATAACGTGACGTTCGTGCGCCTGTACGTCCCGCGCGGTGCCACGCTTATTGACACCGATGGCGCAACGCCCCCCAAAGAGAGCGCGTTCGAGATTGCTGATCTCCCCCTTGCCACCGATGCCGATCTCGCCTTCACCGAGGAAACCAGCGCCAGAGACCCGCGCACAGGCACATGGGTAAGTGAGGAGTTCGGAAAGACGGTTTTTGGAGACTGGATCCAAACACGGCCGGGAACAACATCGCAAATCTCCTTCACCTACGAGCTTCCCTGGCGCGTTCCCCTCACTCGTCCCACAGGAGCCTTCACGGCTGTTCTTGATCGTCTGGGGTTTGAGAAACCGACAGCGCATACTCTCACGGTTGATACGCAATCGGGTACGGTCGGACGCACCACACGCGTACGTCTTACTCCCCCTGCCAACCTCCCCACTCTCTGGAGTTCCCACCCGCTTACCGATGGCGTGATCAAGGCAGACATAGAAAACCGGTCCCCTGGGTTTGTCGGCGTCCTTTTTGAGTAG